The Cryobacterium sp. SO1 genomic sequence GGTCAATGGGTTTGCCGTAGCGCTGGAATGCTGCTTGCCGGCTCACGCCGAGAGCGTCGCCGATGGTCTGCCAGGTAGCGCCGCGCTCACGCGACTGCTGGACGACGGAGCGAACGACCTCCTCGGCAGCCGACTGGAGCCTGAGCGAGTACCCGATCGCGCCGGCAAAATCGTCGCTGTCCGTCAGAACGCGGGCCGCGAGGAATGCGTCTGCGTGCCGTTTGAGGTCTTGCATCGCAGTTGTCAAATTGTTTTGCATATGTCAAGCGTAGCTTTACAACGCCCGTTCTCGCAACACTTGGGTCGCTCGACGCGGCCAATGCCCGGTTAGTTCTGAGCGTCGAACCGTTTGCGCGAGAGCTCGACCTCGGTCATGTTCTGCGTGGTCCACTGAAGAAGCGCGTCGACGAGCTGGTTGAGGGTGTCGCCGACCGGGGCGATTCGGTATTCCACGGCTACTGGGCGAACCGGGAGCACGAGCCGTTCGATCATGCCATTGCGCTCGAGGCGACGCAGTGTGGTCGTGAGGGACTTCTGCCCGATAGCGGGGATCGCCCGCCGGAGCTCGTTGAAGCGCAGCGGTCGGCCGCAGAGCTGGTCGAGCACTTGGAGGGACCATTTGTCGAGCACCTGGTCCAGGAGTTCGCGGTGCGGTGCGGAGACCTGCAGCAGGTCGGCGCCAGTGTGCGCGGTGTCGTTCATAGCACCTAGTCTCGTTGAAGTTCCCTCGGTGCACCTAGTAGAAATGAGACACCAATGAAGACTCTAACAAAGGAAGAATCATGACTGTCCGCACTCTTTCCCCTGACAACATGTTCCAGCCCGTGCCCTACCACCACGTCGCTGTCGGGACAGGCACCCGCCACGTTCACGTCGCCGGCCAGATCTCCCGCGACGGCGATGCCAACCTCATCGCCACGGGCGATCTTGCCGGCCAGGTCGCCCAGGTCCTCCGCAACACCGCACGTGGCCTCGCCGGAGCCGGAGCGACGTTTGCCGACGTGGTGCGCCTGCGCTTCTTCCTGACCAACTCGACGCCGGATATGTTCGGCGAATGGATGGCCGGGATCGAGTCGGTCAGAGAGGAGCTGGGTTTGCCGAGTCCGCTTCCGCCTCTGTCGGCCATCGGTGTCGACTTCCTCTTCGAGCCCGACGTCGTCGTGGAGCTTGAGGCCTACGCCATCCTCGACTGACGTCCGCCGGTCCCGCGTGGAGGGCGCTCGTCCGCGCGGGATCAGGCACCGAGTTCAGGACGGTGGCCAGTGCAGGAGTGCCGCGTCGACAACGCGCCGTAGGGCTGCAGGGGACGAACCACCTCTGAGCCGCCCACGGCAAGAACTGCGCCCACGGCAGGCACTGATGGCAGCGGGCGCCGCTTCCGGCTTCACCAGCCCGGGAGTGGCGCGCCCGCGCGCCTCCTAACGTCCACGCCTGCCGAATCGACCGGCGGTCACGCGGACAGGCTGACGTTTTGCTTTTCGACGTACTGGCGAGCTCGGCTGAGAACATCCTGCTGGGCGGAGTTGTACAGTTCGAGCAGTGCCTCGGAGATCGTTTGCCGGGCATCGCGGTCGCTCCACCATCGGCCGGTATCAACTGACCACGGGCGGTCGGGGGATCGCCAATTCCCCCTCGAGGTGACGATTCTGTGCGCCACGCGCTCTCGTGTGGCTTCGTCTGCATCGCCGTGCAGACCGTCGAATTCCAGCCTGACCGCGTCAGGCTCCGTGAGTACCATCTGCCTCAGCCGGGACATGGATTCGCCTGCGGAAAGCCTCGTGAAGATGTGGATGAGCGCCTGGTCTGCCACCGACAGTCGCGACGCTAGGGCTTCGAAGCCCCTTGGTGTGTGGGCGGGTGCGTGATCGCGCAGAATCGCCGCCATGTCCGATCGTGCACGATGCAGACGCTCGATCTCCTCCTGCACGCATCGATCGAGCTGCCGCAGCCCGCCCAGCACCACGACGCCATCCTCGTCTGCGCGCACTTGCGCCAGCGGAACTCCTAGCTCGGCAATCCGCCGCACCTGAATCAACCGCACGAGATGATGCACTCGGTACTGCTTATATCCGTTGTATTTGCGCTCGGGGGCTTCGAGCAGCCCGAGCGAGTGATAGTGCCGAATCGCATTGACCGTCGTTCCCGCGAGATCCGCGAGTTCACTCGTGCTCCACGTCACGAAATTCTCCTTCGTATGCTCAAAAAGGCTGTCGATATCCGTTACGTTCGTGCCGGTCGGAGGCAGTGTCGGCGATCGCCGCCACCGCCCCATCGAGGGTGCTTACGGTTCGCGGCGCGCCGTCCTCCACAGACCGATCGAGAGAGGGATTCCCACCCACACCAGGACTGAGACAAGCAGTTTCGCCCAGCCATCGGCCGTCATCAGCCCGCTCATGAGAGTGCGGAGAGTGTTGGTCATGTCCAGCCATTCAGCGGGTCCGCTCAGCGGCTCGACCGCAAAGCTGAGGATCGACCATACCGTCGGCAGACCGAGGTAAGCCACGATCGCCACCGGGGTGCTCAAGAAGGCAAGCCCGAAGGCGATGCCCTGTGCCACAAGCAAGACGAGCGCTAATGCGGTACCGAGAATGATCGGCCTATTGATCTCCCACGAGCCACCGGTGTCGAGCCACACGATGCCGATGAGGTTGAACACGGCGGCGACTGCAAGAGTCACCACCATCAGCACCATCCCGAGATAGCTTGCCGAGGCGAGCTTGGCGAGGTTGACGCGGGTGCGCCGCGGTTCGAGAGTGAAGGTCGTGAGCGCCGTGCGGGCTGACCATTCGCTGGTCGCCGCCATCACTCCGATAAGTGGCAGCAGGAAGAGCTGGCCCGTGGAAGCTGCCGACACGAAGTTGGTGAAGGTGAGGCCGTCGGCTGTGCCCGTGACGAGCGGCAACGTAATCAGACCAGCACTGACTATCGCGATTGTGACGAGCAGCCACACCCCGGAGCGTGTGTCTACCTGCTTCCGCAGTTCGACGGTCGCGAGGCGGATAAACGGCACACTTCCCATCGGGCTGGTGCGCGCGGCCGGCGGGAACGGGTTGTCTACTGAGACCGACTGTGAATCGCTTGTGATGCCTGGATTGGTCATGCGGGTACATCCTCTCGCCCGTGCTGGGCGGTCATGGAGAAGAACAGTTCTTCGAGTCCGGCGTTCGAGGCCGGGTGGAGGTCGATGACGACGATTGCAGCCTCGAGGGCGAGCCGGCCGACATCGTGCACCGAGGCAGAGGTCGACAGCCCGTCCGAAACAGGGCTGACATCGAAACCGGCGATGGTCAAGGCTCGACTGAGTGAGTCATCGTCCAGGCTGCGCACCGACGTGCCTTTCGTGGCGAGCAGCTCGGCAGCGCTTCCTTTGGCCAGAACCTTGCCCCGCCCGATGATGACGAGGTCGTCGGCGACGGCCTCGACCTCGAGCAACAGGTGCGATGAGAGCAGAACGGTGCCGCCCGAGGCGGCGAACGACGTCAGAACGCCCCGCATCCACCGAATTCCCGCGGGATCGAGTCCGTTCGACGGTTCGTCGAGAATGAGCACGGCGGGGTCGCCGAGCAGGGCGCTAGCCAGGCCAAGCCGCTGGCGCATGCCGAGGGAGTAGCCGCGAATGCGCCCGCCGCCCTCCTTCGCGGTCAGCCCGACGATCTCAAGGACCTGGTCGGCCCTGCCCGCCGGCATGCCCATGAGCTGTGCCGAGAGTGCGAGTGATTCTCGGCCCGTGCGGCCCGGGTGCTGGGCGCCCGCATCGAGCAGCACACCGACGTGGCGGCCCGGGTTCTCCAGGGAACGGAACGGAACACCGAGCACGCTGCTACTGCCGGAAGTGGGTTTGGCGAGCCCCACCAGCATGCGCATCGTCGTCGACTTCCCGGCACCATTGGGGCCGAGGAATCCCGTTATGCGGCCAGGCTCGGCGGAGAACGAGACGTTGTCGACCGCCATCGAGTTTCGGTAGCGCTTGGTGAGATTGGTTGCGGTAATCATGTGTCCAAGAATCGCTCAGCACGCTTCCACGCAAATCAGCGCATGGTCTCGTCTCCCTCCACCTTTGGGTTGAGGCGGTAGAGCGTTAAAGAGGAGTGGCTGCGGGATGCAACCACCTACGCTGGAGAACGTGACCAACAGGCAGCGTTCCGGCCCCGCCTCGACGGCGGCTGCGTTTTCCGCGGCCTCCAGCGCGCGCGGGGGGCCGACCGCGGTCCCCGATGCTCCGAACCTCGGACCGTGGTCGCGAATCTGGCGGTACCTCTTGGCCGGGGGAATCGGTCTGACCTTGTGGTTCACCGTCATCTTTACCTATAGCAGGCCGATTGGCACCGATTTCACCTCCGGCGAGGAGGCCGTCGTTCGCGGCTTCGTCATCCTCGATCTCCTAGTCGGTCTCGTTGCGGTCGCGGTACTGCCGTTGAGACGCCGCCACCCGGTGATCACGTCGGCGTTGGTCGCGGGCCTCACTGTGCTCTCCAGCTTCGCGGTAGGCGCGGCAGCGCTCGCCGTCGTGTCGATGAGCACTCGTCGGCGCTGGAAGCCAGCCGTCGCCATCGGCTTCGTCTGGGTCGGGTGCACCATGCTCTACGCGACGGTGTTACGACCACGCGTGCCCGGCACCACCTCGGATATCGCTTTCACCTGGGCTGGAGGCGGCTTGGCCGTCGCCGTCTACGTGGTGTGCGTGTCAACCGGCTATTACATCGGCGCGCGGCGCGAACTGCTCATCTCCCTCCGCGAACGGGCGGAAAATGCCGAGCGTGAGCAAAACCTCCGTGAGAACTCGGCGCGGGAGTCTGAGCGCACCCGGATCGCACGCGAGATGCACGATGTGCTCGCGCATCGCATCTCGCTCGTGAGCCTGCACGCCGGAGCGCTGAGCTACCGTACTGATCTCTCCCGCGACGAGACCGCGGAGGCGGCAACGGTCATCCAGAACAACGCACAGCTCGCGTTGACCGAACTTCGACAGATCCTCGGTGTCCTGCGGTCGAGTGATGGAGACAAGCATGCCGAGCCGCCCCAGCCCACCCTTGCCGAGCTGCCAGCCTTACTTGCCGATTCGCGGGAGGCCGGGATGGACGTCACCTTGAGGGCTGTTGACATAGATCCGGGTGATGGCCCGCCGGGAGGGGGGCTCAAGGAACTTTCCGATTCTGTGTCTCGAACTGCATACCGAATCGTTCAAGAAGCCCTCACCAACGCTCGTAAGCACGCGGGGAGTGCACCCGTTGATCTTGTGCTCGAAAAGCGTGTCGACGAGTTGCTGGTCGTTGTGCGTAACCCGCGTCGGCGGGAAACGGTTACCGCACGAGGAGAGACCGAAATGCGTGGCAGCGGCGTCGGGCTCTTGGGCCTGCGGGAGCGCGCCGAGCTTGCCGGCGGCAGTCTCGACTACGGGATTGACCGCGGGGATCGTTTTGTAGTGACGGCGAGGCTGCCGTGGGCGTGACGACGCGTGTCGCGATCGTGGACGACGACGCTCTCGTACGTGCGGGCCTGCGGATGATCCTGGGCGGTGATTCCTCGCTCAGCATCGTGGGCGAGGCATCCGACGGTCGCGAAGCGCTCGACATGATCGCGACCGCGTCTCCTCACGTGGTGCTGATGGACATCCGGATGCCAGTGCTGGATGGCCTCGAGACCACGAAGGTCTTGACGCGGCGTGGCGACCAGGTTCGAATCATCGTGTTGACGACATTCGACACGGACGAGCTCGTGGTCACTGCTCTGCGACACGGTGCGGTCGGCTTTCTGCTGAAAGATACGTCGCCAAGCGATATCGTCGACGCCGTGAGACGTGTGGCCGCGGGGGAGTCGATACTGTCACCGAGCGTGACAGCCCAGCTCATCGCCAAGGTCACGGGCGGCTCGGACGCCCAACACGAGCGCGCCGTTGTTTTGCTCGAGGGGCTGACCGATCGCGAGCGTGAAGTTGCGATTGCTGTAGGTCGCGGACTCTCGAACACCGAGATCTCGGCGGAACTCTTCATGGGCGTCGCGACAGTCAAGACCCATCTCGGGCACGTTTTCGTCAAACTGGATGCCGCCAACCGAGTCCAAGTTGCTCGTGTGGTGCACGACGCTGAACTCGCAAGCGATTAGGGGTGCGAGCCGCCAGTCACCTTGAGGCGCGCGGTGGCAATACGCTGACGCAATCCTCCCGCAACGGCGTGAGTACGGCCTCCGCAATGTCTTCCAGTCCGGTTGCTTGGGCCGGCGTCAGGTGAGCGAACACAGTGCGGCGCACCTCCGCGCAATACCCGGGCTCCGTCTCGGCTACGACACCCGCCCCGGCGTCGGTCAACCGGGCCAGGGTCCTGCGAGCGTCGCGGGGATCGCTGCTGCGGGTTATCCATCCTCGCTCCTGAAGCCGGGCCACGATCCGCGAGAGATGCGACGGGGTGACGCTTGCGGTCGCGGCTAAGCGAGTCATGTGGATTTCGCGTTCTTCACTGAGCGACAGCCATCGCAGGACCTGATACTCCGCGTGACTCAACTTCGCGACGCGCTCCAAGTACGTGTCCAGCTCAGCCGGCAGCCACATCATGACTCCGACGAGCAAAGACCAGGTTCGGTCCTCGTGACTGGACAATCGCTCTTCAACGGCCATGTCCTGATTCTATCAACGTTTGCCACGGCAAGCATTCCCGCCTAGGGTTGCTTTCCGTGGCAAGGAAAAACCTTGCTTCAGCGAAAAGGAGATATTCATGCAGGCTGCGCGCTATCACAATTTTGGGGACCCGGATGTTCTCGTTGTCGAGCAAGTCGCCGAACCTCACGCATCAGCAAACTCGGTTCGGATCGCTGTGAAAGCCGTGAGTGTCAACACCATCGACTACCTCTTCCGTGCCGGCACCCTGCAGGACATGCTTCCTCTAGCGCTACCTGCGATTCCTGGACGCGACGCCGTCGGAGTCATCGATGAGGTCGGGGAAGGAGTGACGGACTCGAAGGTCGGCGACCTGGTATTCGGACTGGGTGGCGTGAGCGATACAACGGCGGAGTTCGCGGTGCTGACGGCTTGGAGCGCGGTGCCTCCGCACTGGTCCATCGAGCAGGCCGCCGCCGCGGGGCTCGCGTCCGCCACCGCGGCAGGCGCGATCAACGCTCTCGGCGATCTGAACGGGCGGACGCTCCTGATCGAAGGCGCATCCGGTGCTGTAGGAAGTGCCGCGACAGCCCTGGCGCTCGCCGCCGGAGCAAAGGTGATCGGTACGGCGCGACCCGCGAATCATCACCACGTCACCGCCCTCGGGGCGACTGTGACAACCTACGGGCCCGGATTGGCCGAGCGAGTCGCCGCCTTGGCGCCGGAGGGGGTGTTCGCGGCTCTACATGCTGCGCCGTCACCCGCCTTGGTGGATTTGGTGAGCATCGTCGGCGACAAGTCCCGCGTGGTGTCGGTCGTAGGCACGGGGGAAGCCGTGCAGCAAGGGGTCGTTGTCGTGAACGCTGTGAACGACTCGGCACTGCTCGAGCAGACGGCTGATCTCGGCAGGCGCGGCCTCTACACGCCTCGCGTGGACCGCGTTGTACCGCTCTCATCCATGCGAGAGGCTCACGAGCTGGCCTCGGGTGGCGCTGGCAAAGTCGTGGTGACCGTGAGCTGATCGCGCCTCCGCAGGCCGAGCGCTCGACTCGTCAGGCAGGCTTGCTCGGACAAGCGGGAGAATCGACCACGATCGTGACGAGCAGCGAGCGGTGGCTGCGCTGAGCTCTCCACGCGACCTCGGCGAACGGTGATTCGTCCGACGCTCGCTCACTCAGTGAGCGTGTCTGAAGTCGGATTCATCGCCTGAGAATTGGGACCGTGATTCCACTGGCATTGTCTTGGCCGCTGGACCCGCATTTGACCTGGTGCTTGCCACATGGTGTGGACTCGATCGAATAGCCCCTGTGACGGCCGCAAGTGCGAAGGAGAACAATCGTGTCCGACCCCGAAGCGGAGACGCTTTTCCCGCACGCCGGCGGCCCGATGGCAACAGAACCACCCCCAATGAAAGTCGGCGAATATGACAAACCTAGAAGCGCTCACCAAGCTCGAGACAGCGATCAACTCCCATGACGCCACCAGCATCGCAGCGTGCTTCTCCGCCGACTATGTTTCCGAAACCCCTCATCACCCGTCTAGGAATTACGAGGGTCGCGCAACCGTGCTGCGCAGCTGGACAGCGATACTCAGCCGATTCCCGAATCTGACGGCGCGAGTTCTTCGTCTCGCTATCAATGGCGACGAAGTCTGGTCGGAATGGGAGATGGACGGCACCGCGGCCGACGGCACTTCGGCGGGAATCGTCGGCCCCGTAATCTGGCGCACCGATACGCATGGCCTCGTGTCCTGGTCGCGGTTCTACCTCGAGCCTGTAACCGACGAGCCGATCAGGCCGTCCTGAAATGCCACTAAGTAGAAACGAGACAACATGCTCAGAGTGACCGGAACGATTCTTCTCGCCGTCGGCTTTCTCATGCTCGCCGGCGCGTGGGCCATCACCGACCCTTTCGCCACCGATGCGAACATCGGGGCCGGCGGGCTCATCCTGCTTGGCCGGCCCGCAGGAGGGGTTGGCTTGTTGATCTTGCTCGTCGACGGAATCCTCAGGCTGCGCAGGCGAGACGCTTGACCAAGCTCCGAGCACCTTGAACCCAACCGACACGAAGAAGCACACACAATGCGCGCATGGATAACCGACCAGTCAAGCCACGCAGGAGTTTCATTTCGCGAACTGCCCGATCCGCCCCAACGTGAAGATGAAGCTCTTCTTCAGGTGCAGGCATTCGCGCCGAACCCGGGAGATCTCGCAGCGCTCGCCTCGGCGGAACCCGGATCAGTCCCAGGCTGGGACGGCGCCGGGACCGTGCTTCGTAGCGCGCCGAACGGGAGCGGGCCGAAGGAAGGCCAGTCCGTGATCTTCCTCGGGAGCCACGGCGGCTGGGCTCAGATGCGAAGTGTTCCGACAGCGACGATCGCCGTGACACCGAACGGTGCAGACCCGGCGCTGATGAGCGCGATCCCGGTCCCGGTCACCAGTGCTCTCCGGGCGCTTCGAGGGCTCGGATCGCTGCTCGGGCGGCGTCTGCTCGTAGTGGGTGCCAACAGTGCCGTGGGAGCGGCCGCCGTTCAGCTGGCGGCCAGATCCGGGGCGCACGTCGTCGCGATCGCGCGGGACCAGGTGGCCCACGAACGAATCAGGCAGCTCGGAGCTGCGGAGGTGCACACGACGATGGACACAGTGTCGTTGCCGGTCTTCGCGGCAGTGGACGTCGTGGGCGGGCCGCATCTCGTCGCCGCGTATTCCTTGCTGGCGCCGGGAGGTACGGTCATTGCGCTGGGACATGCCGCCGGTCACGACGAGCATTTCCCGTTCGGCGCCTTTGTCGCCGGCCCGACAAACTTCGACAGAACGATCTCGACGTTCTTCCTCGGTAGCCACACCGGGCTGGGATCCGAAATGGAGTACCTGGCAGCCGAGGTGCACGCCGGGCGCCACACGATCGGGGACCTCGACCGGAGGTCATGGACAGCCCTCGGAATATGGGTCGGCGATGACAGTGTGCGCTCGCCGAACAGGACCGTGTTCCTCGTCGACTGATCCGCGACACCGGGGCAACCGAGCTCGTGGTGGCAGTGGCCCGGGCGGGTGCCCGGGCCACTGCCATGCGCTTGCGCGTTCGGGCCGGTCAGTCGCCGTGTTCAGGCGGCACGGTGTCGGGTGACGAGGGTCTGTCCGTGCTCGCGTGCCTGCTGTCCGGCGTCGGATTCGATGTGGTCGGCCATGTCGGTGAAGGTGTCGAGGGCGGGGTTGACCTCATCACCGCGCTACGCCCGATCGCAGGACACGTTCAGCGCCGGGAGGGTGAGGGCGGCCCGATCTGGTTATAACCGACACGTTGCGTCAGCCGGAGGGGTTGTCAGATCGACAAGGTAAGCGGCGACGACGGAGTCGATACACTCGTTTCCCGAGATCACTGACCCGTGCTGCGCCCCCTCAACGGTGAGCAGGCTTCCACCCAGCGTTTCGGCGAGGCTGATGCCACCCTCATGCGGAGTGACCGGGTCACCCGTCACGGACACTGTCAATGTTGGAGGCAGATCCTCGATATCGGTCGCGTAAGGGAAACCTAGCGTCGGCTCAACCGGCCAACCCTCACACAGGGCAGGCGCGGCCTTCACAGGCGTCCCCGGATCGAGGAAGGGGGCAGCGGTGAGTGCGGCGCCGACGAGCTCAGCCTGGCCCGCCGGGCTGAAGCGGTCCTCGTCCAGGCAGTCGATGGCCACCGTGGCCTCCGCGGAATTGGCATAGCTGCCGTCGGCGGACCGTTCGTGGTACAGGTCTCTGAGCCAAAGAAGGGTGTCACCACGACCCGCAGCGAGTTCCGTGAGGCCCGCGATGACGAGCGGCCAGAATTCGGCACTATACAGCCCCATGACAACGCCGTCGTTAGCAGCCGTGTAGCTCAGCTCACGACCTTCGCCGGCGGGGAGCGGTGTCTCGAGGAGGGGACGCACGAGCTGCTGGTATGTCTCGGTCGCGGTTTCAGGTTGAGTGCCGAGCGGGCAGGCGCCCTGTGTCGCGCAGAATGCCGCGAGTGACTCGAAGCCTTGCTGCAGTCCCTCCCATTGCACGACGTTGCGCTCAAGAGTCCCCGTATGCGGGTCCATCGCACCGTCGAGTGCCAGGGCTCGCACATTCTCCGGGAACATTTCTGCGTACACGGCACCCAACCTGGTGCCGTAGCTCACCCCGAGGTAACTGAGACGGTCGTCGCCGAACACGGCCCGCATAACATCCAAGTCCTGCGCCGCATCCCTCGTTCCCAGGTGCGCCAAGACGTCGACGCCGCCGACGCTGTCGGCGCAGGCGTCGACAAGAGGACGCGAATCCGGAAGAGACAACAGACTCGCGGCCAACGCGTCATCGTCACGCTCTCCATCGGTGTAGCAGTCGATCGCCGGTGTGCTGGTGCCGGTTCCGCGGGGATCAAACCCGACGAGATCGAACTGCTCGGTGATGGGACTGTTCACCCACGCGTGCGCCACATCAGCCGAGTACCCGATCCCGGGTAGTCCGGGACCCCCAGGATTGATGAAGAGCGATCCGATCGGCTCCGTGCCTGTCGCGGGGATGCGGAAGACAGCGATTTGCGCGGTACCAACGTCGGGGTTCTCGTAGTCGATAGGAACTTCGACGTGCCCACACTCACCCGGAATGAGGACATCGCCAGTTTGGACGGGCGTCTCGCAGGGCTCAAGAGCGAGCGCTTGATCGTAGAAGCTCTCGAGTGACACCTCTGCTTCCTGCGACTGGGGCGAGGGAA encodes the following:
- a CDS encoding helix-turn-helix domain-containing protein; its protein translation is MNDTAHTGADLLQVSAPHRELLDQVLDKWSLQVLDQLCGRPLRFNELRRAIPAIGQKSLTTTLRRLERNGMIERLVLPVRPVAVEYRIAPVGDTLNQLVDALLQWTTQNMTEVELSRKRFDAQN
- a CDS encoding RidA family protein — translated: MTVRTLSPDNMFQPVPYHHVAVGTGTRHVHVAGQISRDGDANLIATGDLAGQVAQVLRNTARGLAGAGATFADVVRLRFFLTNSTPDMFGEWMAGIESVREELGLPSPLPPLSAIGVDFLFEPDVVVELEAYAILD
- a CDS encoding MerR family transcriptional regulator, producing the protein MTWSTSELADLAGTTVNAIRHYHSLGLLEAPERKYNGYKQYRVHHLVRLIQVRRIAELGVPLAQVRADEDGVVVLGGLRQLDRCVQEEIERLHRARSDMAAILRDHAPAHTPRGFEALASRLSVADQALIHIFTRLSAGESMSRLRQMVLTEPDAVRLEFDGLHGDADEATRERVAHRIVTSRGNWRSPDRPWSVDTGRWWSDRDARQTISEALLELYNSAQQDVLSRARQYVEKQNVSLSA
- a CDS encoding ABC transporter permease — its product is MTNPGITSDSQSVSVDNPFPPAARTSPMGSVPFIRLATVELRKQVDTRSGVWLLVTIAIVSAGLITLPLVTGTADGLTFTNFVSAASTGQLFLLPLIGVMAATSEWSARTALTTFTLEPRRTRVNLAKLASASYLGMVLMVVTLAVAAVFNLIGIVWLDTGGSWEINRPIILGTALALVLLVAQGIAFGLAFLSTPVAIVAYLGLPTVWSILSFAVEPLSGPAEWLDMTNTLRTLMSGLMTADGWAKLLVSVLVWVGIPLSIGLWRTARREP
- a CDS encoding ABC transporter ATP-binding protein — encoded protein: MITATNLTKRYRNSMAVDNVSFSAEPGRITGFLGPNGAGKSTTMRMLVGLAKPTSGSSSVLGVPFRSLENPGRHVGVLLDAGAQHPGRTGRESLALSAQLMGMPAGRADQVLEIVGLTAKEGGGRIRGYSLGMRQRLGLASALLGDPAVLILDEPSNGLDPAGIRWMRGVLTSFAASGGTVLLSSHLLLEVEAVADDLVIIGRGKVLAKGSAAELLATKGTSVRSLDDDSLSRALTIAGFDVSPVSDGLSTSASVHDVGRLALEAAIVVIDLHPASNAGLEELFFSMTAQHGREDVPA
- a CDS encoding sensor histidine kinase produces the protein MTNRQRSGPASTAAAFSAASSARGGPTAVPDAPNLGPWSRIWRYLLAGGIGLTLWFTVIFTYSRPIGTDFTSGEEAVVRGFVILDLLVGLVAVAVLPLRRRHPVITSALVAGLTVLSSFAVGAAALAVVSMSTRRRWKPAVAIGFVWVGCTMLYATVLRPRVPGTTSDIAFTWAGGGLAVAVYVVCVSTGYYIGARRELLISLRERAENAEREQNLRENSARESERTRIAREMHDVLAHRISLVSLHAGALSYRTDLSRDETAEAATVIQNNAQLALTELRQILGVLRSSDGDKHAEPPQPTLAELPALLADSREAGMDVTLRAVDIDPGDGPPGGGLKELSDSVSRTAYRIVQEALTNARKHAGSAPVDLVLEKRVDELLVVVRNPRRRETVTARGETEMRGSGVGLLGLRERAELAGGSLDYGIDRGDRFVVTARLPWA
- a CDS encoding response regulator transcription factor, with translation MGVTTRVAIVDDDALVRAGLRMILGGDSSLSIVGEASDGREALDMIATASPHVVLMDIRMPVLDGLETTKVLTRRGDQVRIIVLTTFDTDELVVTALRHGAVGFLLKDTSPSDIVDAVRRVAAGESILSPSVTAQLIAKVTGGSDAQHERAVVLLEGLTDREREVAIAVGRGLSNTEISAELFMGVATVKTHLGHVFVKLDAANRVQVARVVHDAELASD
- a CDS encoding MarR family winged helix-turn-helix transcriptional regulator, coding for MAVEERLSSHEDRTWSLLVGVMMWLPAELDTYLERVAKLSHAEYQVLRWLSLSEEREIHMTRLAATASVTPSHLSRIVARLQERGWITRSSDPRDARRTLARLTDAGAGVVAETEPGYCAEVRRTVFAHLTPAQATGLEDIAEAVLTPLREDCVSVLPPRASR
- a CDS encoding NADP-dependent oxidoreductase, whose translation is MQAARYHNFGDPDVLVVEQVAEPHASANSVRIAVKAVSVNTIDYLFRAGTLQDMLPLALPAIPGRDAVGVIDEVGEGVTDSKVGDLVFGLGGVSDTTAEFAVLTAWSAVPPHWSIEQAAAAGLASATAAGAINALGDLNGRTLLIEGASGAVGSAATALALAAGAKVIGTARPANHHHVTALGATVTTYGPGLAERVAALAPEGVFAALHAAPSPALVDLVSIVGDKSRVVSVVGTGEAVQQGVVVVNAVNDSALLEQTADLGRRGLYTPRVDRVVPLSSMREAHELASGGAGKVVVTVS
- a CDS encoding nuclear transport factor 2 family protein, yielding MTNLEALTKLETAINSHDATSIAACFSADYVSETPHHPSRNYEGRATVLRSWTAILSRFPNLTARVLRLAINGDEVWSEWEMDGTAADGTSAGIVGPVIWRTDTHGLVSWSRFYLEPVTDEPIRPS
- a CDS encoding zinc-binding dehydrogenase codes for the protein MRAWITDQSSHAGVSFRELPDPPQREDEALLQVQAFAPNPGDLAALASAEPGSVPGWDGAGTVLRSAPNGSGPKEGQSVIFLGSHGGWAQMRSVPTATIAVTPNGADPALMSAIPVPVTSALRALRGLGSLLGRRLLVVGANSAVGAAAVQLAARSGAHVVAIARDQVAHERIRQLGAAEVHTTMDTVSLPVFAAVDVVGGPHLVAAYSLLAPGGTVIALGHAAGHDEHFPFGAFVAGPTNFDRTISTFFLGSHTGLGSEMEYLAAEVHAGRHTIGDLDRRSWTALGIWVGDDSVRSPNRTVFLVD
- a CDS encoding alpha/beta hydrolase, with protein sequence MSLESFYDQALALEPCETPVQTGDVLIPGECGHVEVPIDYENPDVGTAQIAVFRIPATGTEPIGSLFINPGGPGLPGIGYSADVAHAWVNSPITEQFDLVGFDPRGTGTSTPAIDCYTDGERDDDALAASLLSLPDSRPLVDACADSVGGVDVLAHLGTRDAAQDLDVMRAVFGDDRLSYLGVSYGTRLGAVYAEMFPENVRALALDGAMDPHTGTLERNVVQWEGLQQGFESLAAFCATQGACPLGTQPETATETYQQLVRPLLETPLPAGEGRELSYTAANDGVVMGLYSAEFWPLVIAGLTELAAGRGDTLLWLRDLYHERSADGSYANSAEATVAIDCLDEDRFSPAGQAELVGAALTAAPFLDPGTPVKAAPALCEGWPVEPTLGFPYATDIEDLPPTLTVSVTGDPVTPHEGGISLAETLGGSLLTVEGAQHGSVISGNECIDSVVAAYLVDLTTPPADATCRL